The Mesorhizobium sp. M1D.F.Ca.ET.043.01.1.1 genome contains a region encoding:
- the lepA gene encoding translation elongation factor 4 — MTTPLDHIRNFSIVAHIDHGKSTLADRLIQLTGALEERDMKEQVLDSMDIERERGITIKAQTVRLNYRARNGEDYVLNLIDTPGHVDFAYEVSRSLAACEGSLLVVDASQGVEAQTLANVYQAIDNNHEIVVVLNKVDLPAAEPERIREQVEEVIGLDASNAVQISAKTGLGVPDVLEAIVHQLPPPREGDVNAPLKAMLVDSWYDAYLGVIVLVRIIDGVMKKGQTIRMMGTGAKYLVERTGVFKPARVNVDELGPGEFGFFTGSIKEVADTRVGDTITEDRRPTQKALPGFKPAQPVVFCGLFPVDAADFEDLRAAVGKLRLNDASFSYEMETSAALGFGFRCGFLGLLHLEIIQERLEREFNLDLIATAPSVVYRMNLIDGTTKELHNPADMPDVVKIASIEEPWIRATILTPDDYLGGILKLCQDRRGIQADLSYVGKRAMLTYDLPLNEVVFDFYDRLKSISKGYASFDYHLTNYREGDLVKMSILVNDEPVDALSMLVHRTAAEKRGRAMCEKLKELIPQHLFKIPIQAAIGGRIIARETVSALRKDVTAKCYGGDVTRKRKLLDKQKEGKKRMRQFGKVDIPQEAFIQALKMGD, encoded by the coding sequence ATGACGACCCCGCTCGACCACATCCGCAATTTCTCCATCGTCGCCCATATCGACCATGGCAAATCGACGCTTGCCGACCGGCTGATCCAGCTCACCGGCGCGCTGGAGGAGCGCGACATGAAGGAGCAGGTGCTGGACTCGATGGACATCGAGCGCGAGCGCGGCATCACCATCAAGGCCCAGACCGTTCGGCTGAACTACCGCGCCAGGAACGGCGAGGATTACGTGCTGAACCTCATCGACACGCCCGGCCATGTCGACTTCGCCTACGAGGTGTCGCGCTCGCTGGCCGCCTGCGAGGGCTCGCTGCTGGTGGTCGACGCCAGCCAGGGCGTCGAGGCGCAGACGCTCGCCAATGTCTACCAGGCCATCGACAACAACCACGAGATCGTCGTGGTGCTGAACAAGGTCGACCTGCCGGCCGCCGAGCCCGAGCGCATCCGCGAGCAGGTGGAGGAGGTGATCGGCCTCGACGCCTCCAACGCCGTGCAGATCTCGGCCAAGACCGGCCTTGGCGTTCCGGACGTGCTGGAGGCGATCGTCCACCAGCTGCCGCCGCCGCGCGAGGGCGACGTCAACGCCCCGCTGAAGGCGATGCTGGTCGACAGCTGGTACGACGCCTATCTCGGCGTCATCGTTCTGGTGCGCATCATCGACGGCGTGATGAAGAAGGGCCAGACCATCCGCATGATGGGCACCGGCGCGAAATATCTCGTCGAGCGCACCGGCGTCTTCAAGCCGGCCCGCGTCAATGTCGACGAGCTCGGCCCCGGCGAGTTCGGCTTCTTCACCGGCTCGATCAAGGAGGTGGCCGACACCCGCGTCGGCGACACCATCACCGAGGACCGCCGCCCGACGCAAAAGGCGCTGCCCGGCTTCAAGCCGGCGCAGCCGGTGGTGTTCTGCGGCCTGTTCCCGGTCGATGCCGCCGATTTCGAGGATCTGCGCGCCGCCGTCGGCAAGCTGCGCCTCAACGATGCGTCCTTCTCCTATGAAATGGAAACCTCCGCCGCGCTCGGCTTCGGCTTCCGCTGCGGCTTCCTCGGGCTGCTGCATCTGGAGATCATCCAGGAGCGGCTGGAGCGCGAGTTCAATCTCGACCTTATCGCCACCGCGCCGTCGGTCGTCTACCGCATGAACCTCATCGACGGCACGACGAAGGAATTGCACAACCCGGCCGACATGCCCGACGTGGTCAAGATCGCCTCGATCGAGGAGCCGTGGATCCGCGCCACCATCCTGACCCCCGACGACTATCTCGGCGGCATCCTGAAACTCTGCCAGGACAGGCGCGGCATCCAGGCCGATCTCTCCTATGTCGGCAAGCGCGCCATGCTCACCTACGACCTGCCGCTCAACGAGGTGGTGTTCGACTTCTACGACCGGCTGAAGTCGATCTCCAAGGGCTACGCCTCCTTCGACTATCACCTGACCAACTACCGCGAGGGCGACCTGGTGAAGATGTCGATCCTGGTCAATGACGAGCCGGTCGACGCCCTATCCATGCTGGTGCACCGCACGGCGGCGGAAAAGCGCGGCCGCGCCATGTGCGAGAAGCTGAAGGAGCTGATCCCGCAGCATCTGTTCAAGATCCCGATCCAGGCCGCGATCGGCGGCCGCATCATCGCCCGCGAGACCGTCTCGGCGCTCAGGAAGGACGTCACCGCCAAATGCTACGGCGGCGACGTCACCCGCAAGCGCAAGCTGCTCGACAAGCAGAAAGAGGGCAAGAAGCGGATGCGGCAGTTCGGCAAGGTGGATATCCCGCAGGAGGCGTTTATCCAGGCGCTGAAGATGGGCGATTGA
- a CDS encoding SIR2 family protein produces the protein MFPDSIFADIREGRAVLVTGAGVSINATNKFGRPIASTSEIAKLVAEAGDLPYGGEDLKEVFEALGASIGSVKYRKIFESNFTGTTPSEALVKVFSVPWRRVYTFNVDDTIENIPRKKTSQKLQFYNALRDRRVEWRGYSECQVVHLHGCALNPEAGFIFSSTEYADASAKNPAWYSQLGEDFIDYTVVFVGTSLNEHILFQSVRAALTKDATPGRSFCVTPSDLTEIQSRSLQNRGIVHIKATLENFVSEIERRFPGGLMPRDIESEGAAAAASQKSRFTGADVEALRAIFPVSHKALAKRFPNNGNELAKYRRRFYEGYGPTWPIIASSSFASLGQFQRLRSEIDQGRDQRRAIVVLGEAGSGKSTFVMDYALRLSASEGSPLVVEYTESGVPFKDVMYSLKKFREDRPV, from the coding sequence TTGTTTCCAGATTCAATATTCGCCGATATTCGGGAAGGTCGAGCCGTACTGGTTACCGGCGCTGGTGTAAGTATCAACGCAACCAACAAGTTTGGTCGACCAATCGCGAGTACCTCCGAGATTGCCAAACTGGTCGCAGAGGCAGGGGACCTTCCGTACGGCGGAGAAGACCTAAAGGAGGTCTTTGAAGCTCTAGGCGCGTCGATCGGGTCAGTGAAGTATAGAAAAATATTCGAAAGCAATTTCACCGGAACTACTCCGAGCGAAGCTCTTGTAAAAGTTTTCAGCGTGCCATGGCGTCGAGTTTATACCTTCAACGTAGACGACACCATAGAAAATATTCCAAGAAAGAAGACGTCGCAGAAGCTACAATTCTACAACGCGCTTCGCGATCGGCGCGTCGAGTGGCGTGGGTATTCCGAATGTCAGGTTGTGCACTTGCATGGTTGTGCGCTGAATCCAGAAGCAGGCTTTATCTTCTCGTCCACTGAATACGCAGACGCGTCAGCCAAAAATCCGGCGTGGTATTCACAGCTTGGAGAGGATTTTATCGACTACACCGTGGTGTTCGTCGGGACGTCTCTAAATGAGCATATTCTGTTTCAAAGCGTGCGGGCTGCTTTGACCAAAGACGCCACCCCGGGACGTTCCTTCTGTGTAACGCCAAGCGATCTTACAGAAATCCAGAGCCGCTCTCTTCAAAATCGGGGCATAGTTCATATCAAAGCGACGCTTGAGAATTTCGTCTCCGAAATAGAACGGCGCTTCCCAGGCGGTCTCATGCCAAGGGACATAGAATCCGAAGGTGCGGCAGCGGCAGCAAGTCAAAAAAGTCGCTTTACCGGAGCCGACGTCGAAGCGCTCAGAGCCATATTTCCGGTATCGCACAAGGCTCTGGCAAAGAGATTCCCCAACAATGGCAACGAATTGGCCAAATACAGGAGGAGGTTTTACGAGGGATATGGGCCTACGTGGCCAATCATCGCGTCGTCCTCTTTCGCGTCTTTGGGGCAATTCCAACGGCTTCGGTCGGAAATCGACCAAGGCAGGGATCAGAGAAGGGCAATTGTTGTCCTTGGCGAGGCGGGGTCCGGCAAGTCGACTTTTGTTATGGACTACGCTCTTCGTCTATCCGCTTCTGAGGGTAGCCCCTTGGTTGTTGAATACACCGAAAGTGGCGTGCCCTTCAAGGATGTCATGTACTCCCTTAAAAAGTTCAGGGAGGATCGACCTGTCTAG
- a CDS encoding tetratricopeptide repeat protein, whose protein sequence is MEGVTILTSARTGEWHDRLEKLFMGNVGIVKFDRFKSDDIDVIIKAIEGNYAAPAFNKLNVAEKRQRFAKSRQQLLIAMLEATESKGFEEIIEDEFSRISEQDRRQFFLTVAIATVPRVGISKSMASTVLGYLNSPHTFDELLNGLQGIVDISKSGRYQARHQIYASEVVQKYASLNDLEAVLIAMVNYYVQFTPPIIRNLTEHDGQLFKYLLNNNNIYQIFANSGDKGRAVKFYTNFEISLQLDGHFWLQYALLLRRLGRQKEALEMLGRSIQAYPGNKFAQHALAQQKLIVAAQHTAFNTATQRLVDEAVTSLMERHVAMGAERLKGTLDEYPIVTLGYYHIDALMSHGQVDKAITSAKKYFHETERLLKNFSDPILVELRAKLATLVTTSEWRRLSYKVGQINYK, encoded by the coding sequence ATGGAAGGTGTAACGATATTGACGAGCGCGCGTACGGGGGAATGGCACGACAGGCTGGAAAAATTATTTATGGGAAACGTCGGTATCGTCAAATTTGACAGGTTTAAGTCGGACGATATAGACGTAATAATTAAGGCAATTGAAGGAAATTACGCTGCACCGGCGTTTAATAAACTAAACGTGGCAGAAAAACGTCAAAGGTTTGCAAAGAGCAGGCAGCAACTACTCATTGCAATGCTCGAAGCAACTGAATCAAAGGGTTTCGAGGAGATTATTGAAGACGAATTTTCTCGAATTTCTGAACAAGATAGACGACAATTTTTCTTGACGGTCGCCATAGCGACGGTTCCCCGAGTCGGAATCAGCAAATCGATGGCGTCTACTGTATTGGGTTACTTGAATTCACCTCATACATTTGACGAGCTTTTGAATGGGCTTCAAGGAATTGTGGATATTTCGAAGTCTGGCCGGTACCAAGCAAGGCATCAAATTTATGCATCTGAGGTTGTCCAAAAGTATGCGTCCTTGAACGACTTAGAAGCAGTTTTGATTGCGATGGTCAATTACTATGTGCAATTCACGCCACCGATCATAAGAAATCTGACTGAGCATGATGGGCAGCTGTTCAAGTATCTATTGAACAATAATAACATATACCAAATTTTCGCTAACTCGGGCGATAAGGGCAGAGCCGTCAAATTTTACACAAATTTCGAGATATCGCTCCAGTTAGATGGGCACTTCTGGCTTCAATATGCACTTCTGCTGCGGCGCCTTGGAAGGCAGAAAGAGGCATTGGAGATGCTTGGTCGGTCAATTCAGGCATACCCTGGCAACAAGTTTGCGCAACACGCGCTTGCCCAGCAAAAGCTAATCGTTGCCGCCCAACATACCGCGTTTAACACAGCAACGCAGAGGCTTGTCGACGAAGCGGTTACTAGTTTGATGGAACGCCATGTCGCAATGGGCGCGGAAAGGTTGAAGGGCACTTTGGACGAATACCCGATAGTTACTCTTGGGTACTACCACATCGATGCCTTGATGTCACATGGACAGGTGGATAAAGCCATCACGTCAGCGAAGAAATATTTCCATGAAACCGAGAGATTGCTGAAAAATTTCTCAGATCCAATTCTCGTGGAGCTACGAGCAAAACTGGCGACTTTGGTGACAACGTCCGAATGGCGTAGATTGTCATACAAGGTTGGCCAGATTAACTATAAATAA